From Aquificaceae bacterium, one genomic window encodes:
- a CDS encoding fumarate hydratase: protein MREVHYDQIVEAVREIAIKANYEIPEDVELAYQSAIRKEESEIGREVLSQILLNIKSAREEQMAYCQDTGVAVVFVEIGQDVHVVGGSLEDAINEGVRRAYTEGYLRASMVYDPVFERKNTKDNTPAVIHYRVVPGDRLKLTFAPKGAGSENTSRLAMLKPADGWEGVKRFVLETVKLAGPNACPPFTVGVGIGGTFEYCALLAKKALLRPVGERSKDPVAKRIEEELIEEINKIGWGPMGFGGTVTAVDVKVELYPCHIASLPVAVNIQCHANRHAEIEL, encoded by the coding sequence ATGCGAGAAGTGCACTATGACCAAATAGTAGAGGCGGTAAGGGAGATTGCCATAAAGGCTAACTACGAAATTCCAGAGGACGTGGAGCTTGCCTATCAAAGTGCCATAAGGAAAGAAGAATCTGAAATAGGAAGAGAGGTCCTCAGCCAGATACTCCTAAACATAAAGTCCGCAAGAGAGGAGCAGATGGCATACTGTCAAGACACGGGTGTGGCGGTGGTTTTTGTGGAGATAGGTCAAGATGTCCATGTGGTGGGTGGGTCTCTTGAAGATGCCATAAACGAAGGAGTAAGAAGAGCTTACACAGAGGGCTATCTTAGGGCTTCTATGGTTTATGACCCTGTTTTTGAAAGAAAAAACACAAAGGACAACACTCCTGCGGTAATACACTATAGGGTAGTTCCTGGAGATAGGTTAAAGCTCACCTTTGCACCAAAGGGTGCAGGCTCAGAAAACACCTCACGCCTTGCCATGCTAAAACCTGCAGATGGTTGGGAGGGTGTAAAAAGGTTTGTCCTTGAGACGGTAAAGCTCGCTGGTCCCAATGCCTGTCCACCCTTCACCGTCGGTGTAGGAATAGGTGGCACCTTTGAATACTGTGCCTTGCTTGCCAAGAAGGCACTCCTCAGACCAGTGGGAGAAAGAAGTAAAGACCCTGTAGCCAAGAGAATAGAAGAGGAGCTTATAGAGGAAATAAACAAGATAGGTTGGGGTCCTATGGGCTTTGGTGGAACTGTGACCGCAGTGGATGTAAAGGTGGAGCTTTACCCTTGCCACATAGCCTCTCTCCCAGTGGCGGTAAACATCCAATGCCATGCAAACAGGCATGCGGAGATAGAGCTGTGA
- a CDS encoding DUF503 domain-containing protein, producing the protein MVLGLLRVELFFPENCSLKEKRHYLRSIKDKVRSSFNVSVAEVDYHDLWQRSSLAFVCVSHEKSLAENTLSGVKKLLERHYPEFILELKSEYLFL; encoded by the coding sequence ATGGTGTTAGGTCTATTAAGGGTAGAGCTCTTCTTTCCAGAAAATTGTTCTTTAAAGGAAAAGAGGCACTACCTAAGGTCTATAAAGGATAAGGTGAGGTCTTCCTTTAATGTTTCTGTGGCGGAAGTAGACTACCACGACCTGTGGCAGAGGTCAAGCCTTGCCTTTGTATGTGTTTCTCATGAAAAGTCTTTGGCGGAAAACACCCTAAGCGGTGTGAAAAAGCTACTTGAAAGGCACTACCCAGAGTTTATACTTGAGCTTAAGAGTGAATACCTATTCCTCTAA
- the amrB gene encoding AmmeMemoRadiSam system protein B — MKPKIRPIEVIPQGKSFWLKDPMGISDGLLVSYHALLLLSLMDGTRELEELRAEFFKRTGIILREQELREFIELLEKSLLLEGENFQNTLNSMRQEMLRKGVRPMSHAGEVYPEDAESCRTFLMGEEKEKRDLLGLMVPHMDLRVARKTYWEGYGRLKADKRLVVILGVSHYWHEMPFSVLPLHMETPFGILETRKDLLEKLQSFYSFDITHDLFSYRQEHSIEFASIYAKMLFPESKALALIVSYGDRDFLKTLAENLLRVIDRELHHTLIISSVDLSHVGKKFGDMQSYDPSYRDRKYLELLQNLKGDDAFELLQETKNFTRIDGQYTNLVFSHMLKKAGLEKGELFDYSFYYEDLTDSIVSYASMGF; from the coding sequence ATGAAGCCAAAAATAAGACCCATTGAAGTAATTCCTCAAGGCAAGTCCTTCTGGCTCAAAGACCCAATGGGAATATCCGATGGTCTTTTAGTGTCTTACCATGCTCTCCTCCTTTTATCCCTTATGGACGGAACAAGAGAGCTTGAGGAACTAAGAGCTGAATTTTTCAAAAGGACTGGCATAATCCTTAGAGAGCAAGAGCTCAGGGAGTTTATTGAGCTTCTTGAAAAATCCCTTCTGTTGGAGGGAGAGAACTTTCAAAATACCCTCAATTCCATGCGTCAAGAAATGCTCCGCAAAGGCGTAAGACCCATGTCCCATGCGGGTGAGGTATACCCTGAGGATGCAGAAAGTTGCAGAACCTTTCTCATGGGAGAGGAAAAGGAAAAGAGAGACCTGTTAGGACTTATGGTTCCTCATATGGACTTAAGAGTTGCAAGGAAAACTTACTGGGAGGGTTATGGAAGGCTCAAGGCGGACAAAAGGCTTGTGGTAATATTAGGCGTTTCCCACTATTGGCATGAGATGCCCTTTTCTGTCTTACCCCTCCATATGGAAACGCCCTTTGGCATACTTGAAACAAGAAAAGACCTGCTTGAGAAACTGCAATCCTTCTACAGCTTTGACATAACTCACGACCTTTTTTCCTACAGACAAGAACATTCCATTGAGTTTGCCTCAATTTATGCAAAAATGCTCTTTCCAGAGTCAAAGGCGTTAGCCCTTATAGTTTCCTATGGAGATAGAGACTTCCTAAAAACCCTTGCGGAAAACCTCTTAAGGGTAATAGACAGAGAACTTCACCACACCCTTATAATTTCAAGCGTTGACCTAAGCCATGTGGGAAAAAAGTTTGGAGATATGCAAAGTTATGACCCTTCCTATAGAGACAGGAAATACCTTGAACTTTTACAAAATCTCAAAGGAGATGATGCTTTTGAACTGCTCCAAGAGACTAAAAACTTCACACGCATAGACGGTCAGTATACAAATCTTGTATTTTCCCATATGTTAAAGAAGGCAGGGCTTGAGAAGGGTGAGCTTTTTGATTACAGCTTCTACTATGAAGACCTTACAGACTCTATAGTTTCCTACGCAAGCATGGGCTTTTAG
- a CDS encoding M67 family metallopeptidase, producing MLRIKGSALQKAIAQAERDYPYETCGLLLGKVEGNLRTVFGVYETPNANPDRKHDRYEIAPEDYLKAEKKAKEFGLEIVGVYHSHPDHPDRPSQFDEERAFEGFSYLILSVSKGKVVSYRSWELVDQKFREEEILIFG from the coding sequence ATGCTAAGGATTAAAGGCTCTGCTCTTCAGAAGGCTATAGCACAAGCGGAGAGAGATTACCCTTATGAAACCTGTGGTCTTCTTTTAGGAAAAGTGGAAGGAAACCTAAGGACTGTCTTTGGAGTATATGAAACACCTAACGCAAACCCTGACAGAAAACATGACCGTTATGAGATAGCACCAGAAGATTACCTAAAGGCTGAAAAAAAGGCAAAAGAGTTTGGGCTTGAGATAGTGGGCGTATACCATTCCCATCCCGACCATCCAGATAGACCTTCTCAATTTGATGAGGAAAGGGCTTTTGAAGGCTTTTCTTATCTAATACTTTCTGTAAGCAAAGGCAAGGTGGTCTCCTACAGAAGCTGGGAGCTTGTTGACCAAAAGTTTAGAGAGGAAGAGATTTTAATATTTGGATGA
- the asd gene encoding aspartate-semialdehyde dehydrogenase yields MGYRVAVVGATGEVGRAFLKVLEERNFPVDELFLFASERSEGLELTFKGERLKVQALNKVADFKGIDIALFSAGSSISKEYAPRFVSDGAVVIDNSSAWRLDPEVPLVVPEVNPEDVKDHKGIIANPNCSTIQMLVALKPIYDAVGIEAIVVSTYQSVSGAGAKAIRELQEQTKAWCEGKEIPPAKTLPKRIAFNVVPQIDIFTENGYTKEELKMLNETRKILHDPHIRVSATCVRVPVFYGHSEAVSVKLKSELSPESAREILSKAKGVVVVDNPVEGQYPLAIEVAGKDEVFVGRIRKDLVFEPGLSMWIVADNIRKGAATNAVQIAELLTQYAMV; encoded by the coding sequence ATGGGATACAGGGTAGCGGTAGTTGGTGCAACGGGTGAAGTAGGAAGGGCTTTCCTAAAGGTTCTGGAAGAGAGAAACTTTCCCGTGGATGAGCTGTTCCTTTTTGCCTCAGAGAGGTCCGAAGGGCTTGAGCTTACCTTCAAGGGTGAAAGGTTAAAAGTTCAGGCACTTAATAAGGTCGCCGACTTTAAAGGCATAGATATAGCACTTTTTTCTGCGGGCTCTTCCATAAGTAAGGAGTATGCACCGAGGTTTGTCTCTGATGGTGCGGTTGTTATAGATAATTCCTCTGCCTGGAGGCTTGACCCAGAAGTGCCTTTGGTAGTGCCAGAGGTAAATCCAGAAGATGTCAAAGACCACAAGGGTATAATAGCCAACCCTAACTGCTCTACCATACAGATGCTTGTAGCACTAAAGCCCATATACGATGCGGTTGGGATAGAAGCCATAGTGGTCTCCACCTACCAGTCAGTGTCCGGTGCAGGTGCAAAAGCCATAAGGGAGCTTCAAGAACAAACAAAGGCATGGTGCGAAGGAAAAGAAATACCACCAGCAAAGACACTGCCAAAAAGAATAGCCTTCAACGTAGTGCCACAGATAGACATTTTTACAGAAAACGGATACACAAAGGAAGAGTTAAAGATGCTAAACGAGACCAGAAAGATACTCCATGACCCCCATATAAGGGTCTCCGCAACCTGCGTAAGAGTGCCGGTCTTTTATGGACACTCAGAGGCGGTAAGCGTCAAGTTAAAGTCCGAACTATCTCCAGAGTCCGCAAGGGAGATACTAAGCAAGGCAAAAGGCGTTGTAGTGGTGGACAATCCCGTAGAGGGTCAATATCCTCTTGCAATAGAGGTGGCAGGAAAAGATGAAGTCTTTGTGGGAAGGATAAGAAAGGATTTGGTCTTTGAGCCGGGGCTTTCCATGTGGATAGTGGCGGACAACATACGCAAGGGTGCAGCTACCAACGCAGTGCAGATAGCAGAACTTCTAACCCAATACGCTATGGTGTAA
- the gmk gene encoding guanylate kinase, whose amino-acid sequence MLFVLSAPSGTGKTTVADRLLKSCPKVKRIITTTTRPRREGEVHGVDYIFIDREEFERKIEEGYFLEYANVYGHYYGTPKDQVLKNEEEGIDSLLVIDVQGAKKVKEVYPESVLIFLMPPSIEELRRRLLGRGYGRENLEQRLQKAEEEIACARHFDYIVVNEFIDKTVEALHMIIVAHRYRRENFLKKPNVNDEVISRILSEVSCKSFESL is encoded by the coding sequence ATGCTCTTTGTCCTTTCCGCACCTTCTGGCACGGGTAAGACTACAGTAGCGGATAGACTTCTCAAAAGCTGTCCAAAGGTAAAGAGGATAATAACCACAACCACAAGACCACGAAGGGAAGGAGAGGTGCATGGTGTGGATTACATATTCATAGATAGAGAAGAGTTTGAGAGAAAGATAGAGGAGGGCTATTTTCTTGAATACGCCAATGTTTATGGACACTACTACGGCACACCTAAGGACCAGGTCCTTAAGAATGAGGAAGAAGGCATAGATTCCCTTCTTGTTATAGATGTGCAAGGTGCAAAGAAGGTAAAGGAGGTCTATCCAGAGAGCGTGCTTATCTTTCTTATGCCACCAAGTATTGAAGAATTGAGGAGAAGGCTCTTAGGTAGAGGCTACGGTAGGGAAAACTTAGAGCAGAGGCTTCAAAAGGCTGAAGAGGAGATAGCCTGTGCAAGACACTTTGACTATATAGTGGTAAACGAGTTTATAGACAAGACCGTTGAAGCTCTTCACATGATAATAGTTGCTCACAGGTATAGACGGGAAAACTTTCTAAAGAAGCCTAACGTAAACGATGAGGTCATAAGTCGTATTCTCAGCGAGGTCTCTTGTAAGAGCTTTGAGTCTCTATAA
- a CDS encoding acetyl-CoA carboxylase carboxyltransferase subunit alpha: MFLDFERELQEIYQKVEQLKRLYSLGDREREKELRKAQREFLKKSKEIYSKLDPWERVLLARHPQRPHAVDYINLIFKNFIELHGDRCFGDDKSIVAGFAYFDAFPVAVIGQEKGRTTKEKVERNFGMPHPEGYRKAIRIAKLAEKYGMPVITLIDTPGAYPGIGAEERGQSEAIAQSLYTFGYLKVPSIAVIIGEGGSGGALALGVANRVLMLENAVYSVISPEGCAAILWKDQGKVKEASKALKLTAQDLLRLGVIDAIVPEPLGSAHWDHKRSARVLKYVLRKCLRELLQMKPEELVQERVRKFERMGVFVEL; the protein is encoded by the coding sequence ATGTTTTTGGATTTTGAGAGGGAGCTTCAAGAGATATACCAAAAGGTTGAGCAACTCAAAAGACTATACAGTCTTGGAGACAGAGAGAGGGAAAAGGAGCTCAGAAAAGCTCAAAGGGAGTTCTTAAAAAAGAGCAAAGAGATATATTCAAAACTTGACCCTTGGGAGAGGGTTCTCCTTGCAAGACATCCTCAAAGACCACACGCAGTTGACTATATAAACCTCATATTCAAAAACTTCATAGAGCTTCATGGAGATAGGTGTTTTGGGGATGACAAGTCCATAGTGGCTGGTTTTGCTTACTTTGACGCTTTCCCTGTGGCAGTGATAGGTCAAGAAAAGGGTAGGACAACAAAGGAGAAGGTGGAAAGGAACTTTGGCATGCCTCATCCCGAAGGCTACAGAAAGGCTATAAGGATAGCAAAGTTGGCGGAAAAGTATGGTATGCCTGTTATAACGCTCATAGACACACCGGGAGCATATCCGGGTATAGGTGCGGAAGAGAGGGGACAGTCTGAAGCCATAGCCCAAAGTCTATATACCTTTGGCTACTTGAAAGTTCCAAGTATTGCGGTGATAATAGGAGAGGGTGGCTCTGGTGGTGCCCTTGCTCTTGGAGTTGCCAATAGGGTGCTTATGTTAGAAAATGCGGTCTATTCGGTGATATCTCCTGAAGGCTGTGCGGCAATACTTTGGAAGGACCAAGGCAAGGTGAAGGAAGCCTCAAAAGCCCTCAAGCTCACAGCCCAAGACCTTCTAAGGCTTGGAGTTATAGATGCCATAGTGCCAGAGCCTCTTGGTTCAGCCCATTGGGACCACAAAAGAAGTGCAAGGGTGCTAAAATACGTCTTAAGAAAATGCCTGAGAGAACTCTTACAAATGAAACCCGAGGAGTTAGTGCAGGAAAGGGTCAGAAAGTTTGAGAGGATGGGGGTTTTTGTGGAGCTATGA
- a CDS encoding DUF3536 domain-containing protein produces the protein MNFLCIHCHFHQPPRENPYLGLVPIEESAQPFENWNERIFRESYLPNLYAHYRREGKILKVINNYEHISFNFTYSLLSWLLREKPWFVQRLKTASKRAIATSFNHTILPLDPEEDREVQIVWGIRAFEKVFGRKPSGFWLPELAVDRKTLSLLLKHGIKYLILAPHQVKTKGNYLRLHMPEGHIDIFVYDGELSHGIAFGELINKMDEVIRRASAKKGLTLIAVDGETFGHHKKFGEMGLAYLIENYPNIKSLEEIHETMHPEGETDIWEFTSWSCAHGIERWRSDCGCSTGGLPGWHQKWRGPMREALEIVRSEVRERLFRVLEKYTKDPQSALFDFVDILLGGSKEEYLQNKAKRPLNKEERVELFKHLYAYKYISYAFSSDGWFFAEISGIEAVKNLLFAKKAIDLIGDRELEERFLSVLSEAPSNLQSYGNGLGVWQSLVLPQRVSKERLVSSITVLELSDVIPQEGILGNFYYKVEGFEPWKVYIKDMETEEEFEALEELKEFNLVHVPQPFLSWLLDKWAFAYLEGDVSFTESYELLLENLLFHAQGRYFEAGILIEDKVKAYLRLKLYLLLKRLAPVDEVKKVLEKAESLNLDIRDEHVKFWIERYISRKILTGLSEGEAKEIADFVKDYNREVGKYDLMVNLWELQNWAWENRGRLSQEVLSLLDFE, from the coding sequence ATGAACTTTCTTTGTATACATTGCCATTTTCATCAACCACCAAGAGAAAATCCATACCTTGGTCTTGTGCCCATAGAGGAATCTGCCCAACCTTTTGAGAATTGGAACGAGAGAATATTCAGAGAATCCTATCTTCCAAACCTTTACGCACACTATAGAAGAGAGGGTAAGATACTAAAGGTGATAAACAACTACGAACATATAAGTTTTAACTTCACCTACAGTCTTCTCTCTTGGCTTCTTAGGGAAAAGCCTTGGTTTGTTCAAAGGCTCAAAACTGCAAGTAAAAGGGCTATAGCCACGAGCTTTAACCACACTATACTACCTCTTGACCCAGAGGAGGATAGAGAGGTCCAGATAGTCTGGGGTATAAGAGCCTTTGAGAAGGTGTTTGGAAGAAAACCCTCTGGCTTTTGGCTTCCTGAACTTGCGGTAGATAGAAAAACCCTTTCCCTCTTGCTAAAGCATGGCATAAAATACCTCATACTTGCACCACATCAGGTCAAAACAAAGGGAAACTACCTTAGACTCCATATGCCAGAAGGTCATATAGATATCTTTGTCTACGATGGAGAGCTTTCTCACGGTATAGCCTTTGGAGAGCTTATAAACAAAATGGATGAGGTTATAAGAAGAGCAAGTGCAAAAAAAGGTCTTACCCTTATTGCGGTGGACGGCGAGACTTTTGGTCATCACAAAAAGTTTGGTGAGATGGGTCTCGCTTACCTTATAGAGAACTATCCAAATATTAAAAGTCTTGAGGAAATACATGAAACCATGCATCCAGAAGGAGAGACAGACATATGGGAGTTTACCTCTTGGAGTTGTGCTCATGGCATAGAAAGATGGAGGTCTGACTGTGGATGTTCCACTGGTGGGCTTCCCGGTTGGCATCAAAAGTGGAGAGGACCCATGAGGGAAGCTCTTGAGATAGTGAGGTCAGAGGTAAGGGAAAGACTGTTTAGAGTTTTAGAAAAGTATACAAAAGACCCACAGAGTGCCCTTTTTGACTTTGTAGATATACTGCTTGGAGGTTCAAAAGAGGAATATCTCCAAAACAAGGCAAAAAGACCTCTTAACAAAGAGGAGAGAGTGGAACTGTTTAAGCATTTATACGCTTACAAATACATAAGTTATGCCTTTTCTTCCGATGGCTGGTTTTTTGCAGAAATCTCTGGCATAGAAGCTGTAAAGAACCTACTCTTTGCAAAAAAAGCCATTGACCTTATTGGTGATAGAGAGCTTGAAGAGAGATTTCTCAGCGTGCTTTCTGAAGCTCCAAGCAATCTACAATCCTATGGCAATGGTCTTGGGGTGTGGCAAAGTCTTGTCCTGCCTCAAAGGGTCTCAAAGGAGCGGTTAGTATCTTCCATAACCGTCCTTGAGTTGTCAGATGTTATACCTCAGGAGGGAATATTGGGAAATTTTTACTATAAGGTGGAAGGCTTTGAGCCTTGGAAGGTCTACATCAAGGATATGGAAACAGAAGAGGAGTTTGAAGCCTTGGAGGAGTTAAAAGAGTTTAATCTTGTCCATGTGCCTCAACCTTTTCTCAGTTGGCTATTGGATAAATGGGCTTTTGCATATCTTGAGGGAGATGTGAGTTTTACCGAAAGCTACGAACTCCTACTTGAGAACTTGCTTTTCCACGCACAAGGCAGATATTTTGAGGCAGGCATTTTGATAGAAGATAAGGTAAAAGCATACCTTCGCTTAAAGCTCTATCTTCTTCTTAAAAGGCTTGCTCCTGTAGATGAGGTTAAAAAGGTGTTGGAAAAGGCGGAAAGTCTTAACCTTGATATAAGGGATGAGCATGTTAAGTTTTGGATAGAAAGATACATAAGCAGGAAGATACTTACAGGCTTGTCAGAAGGAGAAGCAAAAGAGATAGCGGACTTTGTTAAAGATTACAACAGAGAGGTTGGGAAGTATGACCTTATGGTAAACCTGTGGGAGCTTCAAAACTGGGCGTGGGAAAATAGAGGAAGGCTAAGCCAAGAAGTTCTTAGTCTTTTGGACTTTGAGTAA
- a CDS encoding nicotinate phosphoribosyltransferase, producing the protein MRAKGLFTDLYELTMAQVYLETNKVGRAVFSLFVRKLPKNRNFLVSCGLEPLIEALGEFKFGSEELRYLKSLNLFKDWFLDYLEQYQFRGNLYAIREGMIVFQNEPIVQIEGSLPEVQILETLVINIVHYNTLIASKTARCYIASKGKALVDFGLRRAHGLDAGLYGARACYITGFAGTSNLEAGRKYGIPVFGTMAHSFVMVFEEEEEAFRAFARSFPDKTVFLIDTYDTFEGAKKAIRLMKEGIKVVGVRIDSGDLLEECVKVKELLQREGFGDVKIVVSGGLDEEDIHKLVSKGAPVDIFGVGTKVLTSADAPYLDIAYKLVEYEGKPKFKLSPGKQTFPYKRQVIRHYENGLMCYDEVIPYREGGLVELVFKEGNLTKPLPTLKEIRETFFNELSKLPEELKSISEKRDYNVLLKEA; encoded by the coding sequence ATGAGGGCAAAGGGGCTCTTTACGGACCTCTATGAGCTTACAATGGCTCAAGTTTACCTTGAAACTAACAAAGTAGGTAGGGCGGTCTTTAGCCTTTTTGTGAGAAAACTTCCAAAAAACAGAAACTTTCTCGTTTCCTGTGGACTTGAGCCTCTTATTGAGGCTCTTGGGGAGTTTAAGTTTGGTAGTGAGGAGCTAAGGTATCTAAAGTCTTTGAACCTCTTTAAGGACTGGTTTTTGGATTATCTGGAGCAGTATCAGTTTAGGGGAAACCTCTACGCTATAAGGGAGGGCATGATAGTCTTTCAGAATGAACCAATTGTTCAGATAGAAGGGTCCCTACCAGAGGTGCAAATCCTTGAAACCCTTGTTATAAACATAGTGCATTACAATACGCTTATTGCTTCAAAAACCGCAAGGTGCTACATAGCATCCAAGGGCAAGGCTCTTGTGGACTTTGGTTTAAGAAGGGCACATGGGCTTGACGCAGGTCTCTATGGAGCAAGGGCTTGCTACATAACAGGCTTTGCTGGCACTTCAAATCTTGAAGCGGGAAGGAAATACGGAATTCCCGTCTTTGGCACTATGGCACACTCCTTTGTAATGGTCTTTGAGGAAGAGGAAGAAGCCTTTAGGGCTTTTGCAAGGAGCTTTCCAGACAAGACGGTGTTTCTTATAGACACCTATGACACCTTTGAGGGGGCAAAAAAGGCTATAAGGTTGATGAAAGAGGGTATAAAGGTTGTGGGAGTAAGGATTGACAGTGGAGACCTGCTTGAGGAATGTGTAAAGGTAAAAGAGCTTCTCCAAAGGGAAGGCTTTGGGGATGTAAAGATAGTGGTAAGTGGTGGGCTTGATGAAGAGGACATACACAAACTTGTATCAAAGGGTGCACCGGTGGATATCTTTGGCGTTGGCACTAAGGTTTTGACCTCTGCGGATGCTCCCTATCTTGATATAGCCTACAAGCTGGTGGAATATGAAGGAAAGCCAAAGTTTAAGTTAAGCCCTGGAAAGCAAACCTTTCCCTACAAAAGACAAGTCATAAGGCATTATGAAAATGGTCTTATGTGCTATGATGAGGTTATTCCTTACAGAGAGGGAGGGCTTGTGGAGCTTGTATTCAAAGAGGGAAACCTTACAAAGCCACTGCCTACTTTGAAAGAGATAAGAGAGACCTTTTTCAATGAGCTTTCCAAATTGCCTGAAGAGTTAAAGTCCATAAGCGAGAAAAGGGATTATAATGTTTTATTAAAGGAGGCTTAA
- the rpoZ gene encoding DNA-directed RNA polymerase subunit omega — MSRRPNIEEALKKVSSRYELVHAAAKRARQLLERGEDIFIRDKTRGELIKKTFQAIEDIAQGKVRVVKLRRGSEND, encoded by the coding sequence ATGAGTAGGAGACCCAACATAGAAGAAGCACTTAAGAAGGTATCTTCAAGGTATGAACTTGTGCACGCTGCTGCAAAAAGGGCACGCCAGCTACTGGAAAGGGGAGAAGATATATTTATAAGGGACAAGACGAGAGGTGAGCTTATAAAGAAAACCTTCCAAGCCATAGAGGACATAGCTCAAGGCAAGGTTCGTGTGGTAAAGTTGAGGAGAGGTTCTGAGAATGATTAA
- a CDS encoding lytic transglycosylase domain-containing protein: MPLIALAQLPPEYGLLLRYMDKRDTSIGYRILKEYPDAVFVNDLRLLLAQDELKAGRRQSASRLLMDINPRNLRNDLRGEYVRLWKELNLDPKVGFLKSPVLFREFIPNIRLTPEEALSASEELFRRRYYREVVSLLEGMDFQKVCYMLGMSLRSLRENDRAFEIFQRCENDRARVELAVMQYERGQRAEVEETLSSIKDKSLLSDALFRLGRLNMHRGNFYEAINYLIRMEPSHRRDFNLGLSYYAVGDYVKAFEYFLNSTRNTQSREEMSAGNFWAYKSALLLGREDAGEYLIRASNGTGFYHAVASSMLGLPVASRAMRVVMEDESFPKTARTIRAIREAGFPEYARLEAFRRLKDISSSDVIAISRFDPHLAIRLAVRKYGYGSFVYNAVAFPKPYRNIVERVSERYSVESALIYAVMRQESLFDPYAVSVANARGLMQLLDSTAQYVARREGIRIRNIYDPETNIMLGTAYLRYLLDQWRGDLVRALASYNAGPGRVRRWVQHEDQYLFIETIPLRETRDYVKRVLYNYYVYSELLK, from the coding sequence GTGCCTCTAATTGCACTTGCACAACTACCGCCAGAGTATGGACTTCTTTTAAGATATATGGATAAAAGGGATACCTCAATTGGATATAGGATACTAAAAGAATACCCAGATGCGGTCTTTGTGAACGACCTAAGGCTTTTATTAGCTCAAGATGAGCTAAAGGCAGGAAGAAGGCAGTCCGCCAGCAGGCTTTTAATGGATATAAACCCAAGAAACCTCAGAAACGACCTAAGGGGTGAGTATGTCAGGCTTTGGAAGGAGCTAAACTTAGACCCAAAAGTGGGTTTTTTAAAATCTCCTGTGCTATTTAGGGAGTTTATACCTAACATAAGGCTAACTCCAGAAGAGGCTTTATCCGCCTCAGAAGAACTCTTTAGGAGAAGGTATTACAGAGAGGTGGTTTCGCTTCTTGAGGGTATGGATTTTCAGAAGGTTTGCTACATGCTTGGTATGTCCCTAAGGTCTCTTAGGGAAAACGACAGAGCTTTTGAGATATTTCAAAGGTGTGAAAACGATAGAGCAAGGGTTGAGCTGGCTGTAATGCAATACGAGAGGGGGCAAAGGGCAGAGGTTGAGGAAACCTTATCATCCATCAAGGATAAGAGCCTTCTTTCAGATGCTCTTTTTAGACTTGGAAGACTAAACATGCATAGAGGAAACTTCTACGAAGCAATAAACTACCTTATCCGTATGGAGCCATCTCATAGAAGAGATTTTAACCTTGGACTTTCCTACTACGCAGTCGGGGACTATGTAAAAGCCTTTGAATACTTTTTAAACTCAACGAGAAACACTCAAAGTAGAGAAGAAATGTCCGCTGGCAACTTTTGGGCATACAAGAGTGCTTTGCTTTTAGGAAGGGAGGATGCGGGAGAATATCTTATAAGGGCTTCCAACGGCACTGGTTTTTATCATGCGGTTGCCAGTTCCATGTTGGGTCTTCCGGTGGCAAGCAGAGCAATGAGAGTGGTGATGGAAGATGAGAGCTTTCCAAAAACCGCAAGGACAATAAGAGCCATACGGGAAGCTGGTTTTCCCGAGTATGCAAGGCTTGAGGCTTTTAGAAGGCTAAAGGATATTAGCTCCTCTGACGTAATAGCCATATCACGTTTTGACCCACATCTTGCCATAAGGCTTGCGGTCAGAAAATACGGCTATGGTAGTTTTGTATATAATGCGGTAGCCTTTCCGAAACCTTATAGAAATATCGTAGAAAGAGTCTCAGAAAGGTATTCTGTAGAGAGTGCTCTAATATACGCAGTTATGAGGCAGGAAAGCCTTTTTGACCCTTACGCCGTCTCTGTGGCAAATGCCAGAGGGCTTATGCAGTTATTAGATAGCACTGCACAGTATGTGGCAAGAAGAGAAGGCATAAGAATAAGAAACATCTATGACCCAGAAACCAATATAATGCTTGGCACTGCTTATTTGAGATACCTCCTTGACCAGTGGAGGGGTGACCTTGTAAGAGCCCTTGCCAGCTACAATGCAGGACCTGGAAGAGTAAGAAGGTGGGTCCAACACGAAGACCAATACCTTTTTATAGAGACAATACCTCTTAGAGAAACTCGGGACTATGTAAAAAGGGTGCTTTATAACTACTATGTATACTCAGAGCTTTTAAAGTGA